A stretch of Lathyrus oleraceus cultivar Zhongwan6 chromosome 6, CAAS_Psat_ZW6_1.0, whole genome shotgun sequence DNA encodes these proteins:
- the LOC127098526 gene encoding LEAF RUST 10 DISEASE-RESISTANCE LOCUS RECEPTOR-LIKE PROTEIN KINASE-like 2.8, with protein MNKKSTLCISSSLIYSYCITIFYFLTTTTLCYAVDPYFEACEPKTCGNQTITYPFYINGIQEPFCGYPGFGLTCDNTIGFPILNLSNTFYTINQIFYQNHSFRVSNIMFSRPDTKKGCLSFPPTQDLSFPNNMFYLAHDQTEVRLFFGCDSSKLPRSLQRNKIGCSAGNETSSVVALYADDKNVSFVSKNCRDEVVYARVENGVKGEIQEALRKGFRLNWIASDCKECNSTGGRCGFAADIFNFRCYCTDRIHAAKCVPVTVRDAGRSPPVVNMVTIVGSVTGVACALLIVLVCWFRKKIFPPTFLFFRKENPTYQTIEKFLKEHGPLPVARYNYSDIKKITNSFKMKLGQGGYGSVYKGKLRDGRIVAVKILSELEGNGQDFINEVASISTTSHINVVRLLGFCLDGSKKALIYEFMSNGSLEKFIYEDKNNQQVDLQLDCKILYDIAVGIACGLEYLHIGCNTRILHFDIKPHNILLDDDFCPKISDFGLAKICPTKESIVSIFGARGTPGYIAPELFSRNFGEVSHKSDVYSYGMMVLEMVGRRKNIKVEVDCSSELYFPHLIYQRLELNQDLGLNCIKNEIDEEMVRKMTMVSLWCIQTNPSNRPAMHKVVEMLEGSLQVLEIPPKPFMSSPSVSSIHLSSEIL; from the exons ATGAACAAAAAAAGCACTTTGTGTATCTCTTCTTCTCTGATTTATTCATACTGCATCACCATCTTCTATTTCCTCACCACAACCACTCTATGCTATGCTGTAGATCCATATTTTGAAGCATGTGAACCCAAAACATGTGGAAACCAAACTATAACCTATCCTTTCTACATCAATGGAATACAAGAACCCTTTTGTGGCTACCCTGGTTTTGGTCTCACTTGTGACAATACTATTGGTTTTCCAATCCTTAATCTTTCTAATACCTTTTATACAATCAATCAAATTTTCTATCAGAATCATTCATTTAGAGTGTCCAATATTATGTTTTCAAGACCAGACACAAAAAAAGGTTGTCTTTCATTTCCACCTACTCAAGACCTCAGTTTTCCTAATAACATGTTCTATCTCGCACATGATCAAACCGAGGTGAGATTATTCTTCGGATGCGACTCATCGAAGCTACCCAGAAGTCTGCAAAGGAACAAAATTGGTTGCTCTGCAGGAAACGAAACGAGTTCCGTTGTGGCATTGTATGCAGATGATAAAAATGTAAGCTTTGTGTCGAAGAATTGTAGGGATGAGGTGGTTTATGCGAGGGTGGAAAATGGTGTGAAAGGAGAGATTCAAGAGGCTCTGAGAAAAGGGTTTCGGTTGAATTGGATAGCCAGTGATTGCAAGGAATGTAACAGTACTGGAGGGAGATGTGGGTTTGCAGCAGATATATTCAATTTCAGATGTTACTGTACTGATAGAATTCATGCTGCAAAATGTGTTCCAG TTACAGTTAGAGACGCTGGGAGGTCACCACCGGTGGTGAATATGGTGACAATAG TGGGTTCGGTGACTGGAGTTGCATGTGCCTTGCTGATTGTCTTAGTTTGTTGGTTTAGGAAAAAGATCTTCCCTCCCACATTTCTTTTCTTCAGGAAGGAGAATCCAACCTATCAAACTATTGAAAAGTTTTTGAAGGAGCATGGACCTCTTCCAGTTGCAAGGTACAATTATTCAGATATCAAAAAAATAACAAATTCTTTCAAAATGAAATTAGGCCAAGGAGGCTATGGAAGTGTTTACAAAGGGAAGTTACGTGATGGACGTATTGTAGCGGTGAAGATTTTAAGTGAATTAGAAGGTAATGGTCAAGATTTTATCAATGAAGTTGCGAGTATCAGTACAACTTCACATATCAACGTTGTTAGACTTTTGGGATTTTGTTTGGATGGTTCTAAAAAAGCGCTAATATACGAATTCATGTCTAATGGATCTCTTGAGAAGTTCATATATGAAGACAAAAATAACCAGCAGGTTGATCTCCAGTTGGATTGCAAAATATTATACGATATTGCGGTTGGCATTGCTTGCGGATTAGAGTACTTGCATATAGGCTGTAACACTAGAATCTTGCATTTTGACATAAAACCTCATAATATATTACTAGATGATGATTTTTGTCCAAAAATTTCTGATTTTGGCCTTGCTAAAATATGTCCAACAAAAGAAAGTATTGTATCCATATTTGGTGCAAGAGGAACCCCGGGATATATTGCTCCAGAGTTGTTTTCTAGAAATTTTGGTGAAGTGTCGCATAAATCAGATGTCTATAGTTATGGAATGATGGTGTTAGAGATGGTTGGTCGAAGAAAGAATATTAAGGTTGAAGTGGATTGTTCTAGCGAGCTATACTTTCCACATTTGATTTACCAGCGTCTTGAGTTGAATCAGGATCTTGGACTAAATTGTATCAAAAATGAAATTGACGAAGAAATGGTAAGAAAGATGACAATGGTGAGTTTATGGTGCATACAAACCAACCCTTCGAATCGACCAGCAATGCATAAAGTGGTGGAAATGTTGGAGGGGAGCCTTCAAGTGCTTGAAATACCACCCAAACCATTTATGTCTTCTCCTTCAGTATCTTCAATCCATTTGTCATCTGAAATATTGTAA